The following proteins are co-located in the Polymorphospora rubra genome:
- a CDS encoding polysaccharide deacetylase family protein yields MEWRPGAGAGRLVGAPALLAAGLLVHAAPVVTSLTGLRRRAFPALSGVGDPAGIALTFDDGPDRRSTPSFLRLLAELDVRATFFLLGRMLDRDPGLGRELVARGHEVAVHGWDHRCLLWRSPRSVYGDIARARDRIADATGAVPRWYRPPYGLLTAGALVTCRRLGLQPRLWTAWGRDWEAGGSATSVQRTVFRTLGAGGTVLLHDSDCASAPESWRATLRALPGVVGWARERNLYVGPLHRHQHPRDG; encoded by the coding sequence GTGGAGTGGCGTCCGGGCGCCGGGGCGGGCCGCCTCGTCGGTGCGCCGGCGCTCCTGGCGGCCGGCCTGCTGGTGCATGCCGCGCCGGTGGTGACCTCGCTGACCGGGCTACGACGTCGGGCGTTCCCGGCGCTTTCCGGCGTCGGGGATCCCGCCGGGATCGCCCTGACCTTCGACGACGGTCCCGATCGTCGCTCCACGCCGTCGTTTCTCCGGCTGCTCGCCGAGCTGGATGTGCGGGCGACGTTCTTTCTGCTCGGTCGCATGCTCGACCGTGACCCCGGTCTGGGGCGCGAGCTCGTCGCCCGGGGGCACGAGGTGGCGGTCCACGGGTGGGACCACCGTTGCCTGTTGTGGCGGTCACCGCGTTCGGTGTACGGGGACATCGCCCGGGCCCGGGATCGGATCGCGGACGCGACGGGGGCCGTTCCGCGCTGGTACCGACCTCCGTACGGGCTGTTGACGGCGGGCGCCCTGGTCACCTGCCGGCGGCTGGGACTCCAGCCGCGGCTGTGGACCGCCTGGGGGCGGGACTGGGAGGCGGGCGGCAGCGCGACGTCGGTCCAGCGGACGGTGTTCCGTACGCTCGGCGCCGGTGGCACCGTGCTGTTGCACGATTCCGACTGCGCCTCGGCCCCGGAATCCTGGCGCGCCACGTTGCGGGCGCTGCCCGGCGTCGTCGGGTGGGCCCGGGAACGGAACCTGTACGTCGGACCCCTGCACCGGCACCAGCACCCGCGTGACGGTTGA
- a CDS encoding Nramp family divalent metal transporter gives MSGAADTDPTTVATLVVVGAAAGYGLAWLTLLSIPAVAVVQVLATRVGTLTGRNLQSAVRDGYGRLAGSLLLVSVLTVNTVTVGADLAAGAAAIGLLVGLESRWLVPVFAAAVLALLFVGRYDEVERVLKWAMVGLLAYGAAVVLARPDWAAVARGSLLPPLSITSTHLAGAVAILGTLLTTYMYLWQTVEQVEERAARTSLRVREFDAVTGATLACLIAWCILVASGATLGTHHESVDTAQQAAQVLRPLAGPLASELFAVGLLAAAVVAAPVIMAAGGYAAASAFGWERGLTRSPRQAPGFYTLIALQAVVGAVLAMGTVSPIRLLFVASLVAGVATPFGLVMLVLCAGNAKLVGGRPIARGLRVAGWLVAAGTAALSLVFLLQQLHVLRR, from the coding sequence GTGTCGGGAGCCGCGGACACCGATCCGACGACGGTGGCGACCCTGGTCGTGGTCGGTGCGGCGGCGGGGTACGGGCTGGCGTGGCTGACCCTGCTGTCGATACCGGCGGTGGCGGTCGTGCAGGTCCTGGCCACCCGGGTCGGCACGCTGACCGGCCGCAACCTGCAGAGCGCCGTACGCGACGGCTACGGCCGGCTGGCGGGTTCGTTGCTGCTGGTGTCCGTCCTGACGGTGAACACGGTGACCGTCGGCGCCGATCTCGCGGCGGGTGCGGCCGCGATCGGCCTGCTGGTCGGGCTGGAGTCACGGTGGCTGGTCCCGGTGTTCGCCGCCGCGGTGTTGGCGTTGCTGTTCGTCGGTCGGTACGACGAGGTCGAGCGGGTGCTGAAGTGGGCCATGGTCGGTCTGCTGGCCTACGGGGCGGCGGTCGTGCTGGCCCGGCCGGACTGGGCGGCGGTGGCCCGCGGCAGTCTCCTGCCGCCACTGTCGATCACCTCGACGCACCTCGCCGGAGCCGTGGCGATCCTGGGCACCCTGCTGACGACGTACATGTACCTGTGGCAGACGGTCGAGCAGGTCGAGGAGCGGGCGGCGCGCACGTCACTGCGGGTTCGCGAGTTCGACGCCGTCACCGGGGCGACGCTGGCCTGCCTGATCGCCTGGTGCATCCTGGTGGCCAGCGGCGCCACCCTCGGAACACACCACGAGAGCGTCGACACCGCGCAGCAGGCGGCCCAGGTGCTTCGCCCGCTGGCCGGCCCGCTGGCCAGTGAGTTGTTCGCGGTGGGGCTGCTGGCGGCCGCGGTCGTCGCGGCACCGGTGATCATGGCTGCGGGTGGTTACGCGGCGGCGTCCGCGTTCGGTTGGGAGCGTGGCCTGACCCGCAGTCCACGGCAGGCCCCGGGGTTCTACACGCTGATCGCGCTTCAGGCCGTGGTCGGCGCCGTGCTGGCGATGGGCACGGTGAGTCCCATCCGGCTGCTGTTCGTCGCCAGCCTGGTGGCCGGCGTCGCCACGCCGTTCGGGCTGGTGATGCTGGTGCTCTGCGCAGGTAACGCGAAGCTGGTGGGCGGGCGTCCCATCGCCCGGGGGCTGCGTGTCGCCGGCTGGCTCGTCGCCGCCGGTACCGCCGCGCTCTCCCTGGTGTTCCTGTTGCAGCAGCTGCACGTCCTGCGCCGGTAA